GGCGCCGGACGTCCGCACCGCCGACCCGGGCGGCCGCGCCCGGCCGGAGGCCGTCGACGGCGTCGATGTGTACGCCTGGCCGCACAACGAGACCTCCACCGGCGTCGCCGCACCCGTCGAACGCGTCGTCGGCGACGACGGAGCGCTGACGGTCATCGATGCGACCAGCGCCGCGGGCGGGATCGACCTCGACATGTCGCAGGCGGACGTGTACTACTTCGCCCCGCAGAAGAACCTCGGCTCGGACGGCGGTCTGTGGTTCGCCGCGGTCTCCCCGGCCGCGATCGAGCGGATCGAGCGCATCGGCGCCTCGGATCGCTACATCCCCGAGTTCCTGAGTCTGAAGAACGCGCTGGACAACTCCCGCCTGCAGCAGACGCTCAACACCCCCGCCGTGGCGACCCTCGTGCTGCTGGACGAGCAGCTCGCATGGATCCTCGACAGCGGCGGCCTCGCGTGGGCCGACGCGCGGACGCGCGAGTCGTCGGGGGCGCTCTACGAGTGGGCCGAGGCGTCGTCGGTCGCCACGCCTTTCGTCGAAGACCCGGCCGACCGATCCCCGGTCGTGGTGACGATCGATTTCGACGACACCGTGGATGCCGCCGCGGTGGCGGCGAGCCTTCGCTCGAACGGGATCGTCGACACCGAGCCGTACCGCAAGCTCGGCCGCAACCAGCTGCGGGTCGCCACGTTCGTCTCGATCGAACCCGACGACGTCCGCACCCTGATCCGCGCGATCGACTACACGCTCGAGCGACTCTGAGCTACGCCAGCCGGGGCTGAAGGGGCTCTGTCGAAAGCACCGAGGCCAGGATCGCCTCGATGGCGAACGCCGACGCCTGTCCCAGATCCACGTTCTGGGGGTCGAGAAGCCACTGCACCTGCAGCCCGTCCATGACGGCGAGGATGCTCGCGGAGGCGAGCCCGATCGTGTCAGGTGCGGTGATCCCCCGCTCGGCGCAGACCACGCGGAAGGCCTGGGCAACCTCTCGGCGCAGGGTCTCGTAGCGCTTCTCGAAGTACACCCGCCCCGGATGGTCGTCGGTGACGGACTCGGCCGAGAGCACC
The Microbacterium sp. SLBN-154 DNA segment above includes these coding regions:
- the serC gene encoding phosphoserine transaminase, which translates into the protein MAHVALPHDLLPTDGRFGCGPSKVRGAQLEALVTRGATLLGTSHRQSGVKNLVGSVRERLASLFSLPDGYEILLGNGGSTAFWDAAAFGLIERRSQNLVFGEFGGKFAAAARAPWLQAPDVRTADPGGRARPEAVDGVDVYAWPHNETSTGVAAPVERVVGDDGALTVIDATSAAGGIDLDMSQADVYYFAPQKNLGSDGGLWFAAVSPAAIERIERIGASDRYIPEFLSLKNALDNSRLQQTLNTPAVATLVLLDEQLAWILDSGGLAWADARTRESSGALYEWAEASSVATPFVEDPADRSPVVVTIDFDDTVDAAAVAASLRSNGIVDTEPYRKLGRNQLRVATFVSIEPDDVRTLIRAIDYTLERL